From the genome of Agromyces intestinalis:
AGACCGATCGTCGCATCGGGGTGGCTCGTCGTCGGCAGCCCGGTGGCCGCCTCGAGCATCGCACTGAACGGAACGTCGTGCCACTGCAGGTGCGGCGCCACGGCGACGCGATCGCGAGCGATGTCGATGCGGCCCGGGATGGCGGCGGTCACGCTGAGCAGTACGGCATCGGGGCGATCGGCGGTGAGCTCCTCGAGCGCCTCGGCGGCGAGCCGGGCCGCTTCGGCCGGATTCATCAGCGAGGACGACGCCCGCTTCGTTTGGGCGACGATCTGCCCACCGAGGGCGCACAGTGCCACGGAAACCCCGTCGACGTCGGGGTTGACGGCCACCGCGAGGAAGCGCCCGGTCGGCGACACGACCGGGGAGGGTCGCCCCACGCCGGTGCTCTCGCCCGCCGCCGACTCGCGCAGGAGTCCAGCGGCGATGAGTTCGCCGACCTGCGTCGCCACCGACGAGCGCGAGAGCCCCGTGGCACGGGTGATCTGCGAGCGGGCGACTTCGCGCCTGGTGTGGACCTGAGCGAGCACGGCTGAGAGGTTCCGACGACGGACGTCGTCGCCCCCGCTGCCCGGATGGTGATCGTTCATCTGTTGCCCCGCTTCTCGCATTTGTCATAGTCTCGCACAAACTAGGGCAGAGGAGTCAACCTATGACCATACGTATTCTGAGCGGCGCCGGCCGCTATGACGACCCCTGGCACGACTTCGGCGCCACGACCGCCGAGGTCGCCGCCGTCCTGCGCGAACGGTCGGGAGCGGGCGTCGAGATCCGCACGGACGTGGAGGAGGCGATGGCCGACCTCGACGGAGTCGAGCTGTTGGTAGTCAACGTCGGCAACCCGACGAGGCACGGCCTCGACTCATCGACCTTCGCCGCCGCCGAAGCCGGATTCGAGCGGTACCTCGCTCGCGACGCTCCGGTCTGGGCGCTCCACGTCGCGGCCGCGTCGTTCCCGGGGATGCCGGCGTGGGAAAGGGCACTCGGCGGTCGCTGGGTGGGCGGTGCGAGCATGCATCCGCCGATCGGCGATGCACGGGTACTGGTGCCCGAGTCGGACCACCCGATCGTCGCCGGCCTCGGTGACTTCACGGTCTGGGACGAGCGGTACACGCACCTCAGGGTGGCTGACGCGGTTCGCCCGCTCGCCTTCCACCGACACGAGGGAGCGGAGCATCCGCTGCTCTGGACCCTCGAGGACGGACGCCGGCGCGCCGCGTACGACGCACTCGGACACACCGTCGAGAGCTACCGGCACCCGAGCCGGCGCGAAATCCTCGACCGCACCCTTGACTGGCTCGTGAACGCCTGACATATTTGTCCACGCTGAGTACATAACGGGCACTCGGCGCAGGATTCTGACGAACAACGGAGTGAGGAAGAACAGATGAAGTTCAGGAGCGTGGTCGCCGCGGCAGCGGCAGCGACGGTCGCCGTCGCCCTCGCCGGATGCGCGGGTGCATCCGGCGATGAGACGGCCGCCGCACCCGACGCCGAATCCGCCGGCCCGGTCACCCTCGAATGGTGGACCTGGTGGGCCGGCGCCCCCGCGATCGCTGACGCGTGGAACACCGACCACCCCGACATCACCGTGAAGGTGAATAACGTCGGCGGCGGCACCGAGCAGTTCACGAAGCTCAACGCGGCGATCCGCGCCGGCGAGGGCCCCGACCTCGCCCTCGCCGAGTACCAGTGGCTGCCGTCCTACGTGTCCAACGGCGTGGCCGCCGACATCGCCGAGTACGTCGGCGATGCCGAGGCCGCCTACAACCCGGCAGTCTGGAGCCTCGTGCAGCTCGGCGACGGCGTGTACGCCGTGCCGCTCGACCAGGCGCCGATGCTGATGATGTACCGCGTCGATCTGTTCGAGCAGTACGGCATCGAGGTGCCGCGGACCTGGGACGAGTTCCGCGACGCGGCCGAGGCCGTCAAGCGGGCGGCGCCCGACTCGGTGCTCGTGAACATGCCGATCAACGATGCCGGATGGATGGCGGGCCTCGTCGCCCAGAACGGCACCAGCTGGTGGGCGTACAAGAATGATGCGTGGAGCGTCGACATCGACGGCAAGGGCTCTCGGCAGGTCGCCGAGTACTGGAACGGCCTGGTCGACGACGGGCTCGCCACGGCCGGCGCGACCGGCACCCCCGAGTTCAACACCCAGCTCAACACCGGGAAGATCCTCACACAGGTGATCGGCTCGTGGGGCGCGACCGGATCGAGCATCAAGTCCGGCGCGCCCGACACGCTGGGCAAGTGGCGGATCGCGAACCTCCCGGCGTGGAAGCAGGGCGATGCGGATGTCGGGTTCCAAGGCGGGTCCGCGACCCTGGTCACGACCGTGTCGAAGCATCCGAAGCAGGCCGCGGAGTTCCTGACCTGGCTCGGCTCGACCGCGGAGGGGCAGCGCGCCATGATCGAGGCCGGCGGCAACTTCCCCGCCTCGAACCCGGGTCTCGAGGAGTTCGCGAAGGTTCCGCTGCCCGACGACAAGGCGTGCTCGGGGCAGGAGGACTACCACGACGTGCTCCTCGACGTCGCGGCGAACGAGGCCGAGGTGACCTGGGGGCCGAACACCACCATCGCGTTCAGCGCTTACTCCGACCAGATGCCCAAGGCGAAGGACGGGGGGACCCGGTTCGTCGACGCGCTCACGTCGGTGGACGAGACCGTGACCAACGACCTGGAGAAGTCCGGGTTCACCGTCGATTGATCCGGGTGGTGCCGGGTCGGCACAGTCGCCGGCCCGGCACCGCCTGCATGGAAGGCTTCGAAATGACCGACACCCTGCTGGCCGAGGGCGCACCCCCTCCGGCGATCGTCCGAAGTGCCGTGGCGACACCGCGCCCGCGCCGACGACGCAACGGCCGCCACCTGCTCGCGCCGTACCTCTTCATCGCACCCGCCGCGGCGCTCTTCCTCGTCTTCTTCATCGCCCCGATCGTCTACGCGATCCAGCTCAGCTTCTTCGGCCAGCGGGTCGCCGGGGCATCCGGCGGATTCGGCCGACGCGAGCAGGTCTTCGTCGGATTCGAGAACTACGTGGCATCTATCACCGATCCCGAGTTCCTCGCCAGCCTCGGCCGCCTGGCGCTGTACGCGATCATCGTCATCCCGTGCACGCTCAGCATCGCCCTCCTGTTCGCCCTGCTGCTGGACCTGCCGCGCGTGCGCGCCGCGCGACTCTGGCGCACGGGCATCCTGCTGCCGTACGCCGTGCCCGGGGTCATCGCCGCGATGATGTGGGGATTCCTCTACCTCCCGTCGACGAGCCCGGTCAACGCGATCCTCGCGGTGTTCGGGCTGCCGGCCCTCGACCCCCTCGACGGCGCGTCGATCTTCGGCGCCCTCGCCAACATCGCGATCTGGGGCGGGGTCGGTTTCAACATGGTGATCATGTTCACCGCCCTCCGCTCGGTGCCGAGCGAGGTCTACGAGGCGGCTCGCATCGACGGCTGCGGCGAGCGCGCGATTGCGCTGCGCATCAAGGTCCCGCTCATCATGCCGTCGCTGGTGCTCACGGGACTCTTCGCCTTGATCGGCACGTTGCAGGCGTACTCGGAGCCGACGATGCTGCGCCCGCTCACCGACACCATCACCTCGACCTTCTTCCCGCTCATGAAGGTGCACACCGATGCGTTCACCAACGACAACATCAACCTCGCGGCGGCGACCGCAGTCGTGATCTGCGCGTTCACCCTCGTCGCGTCCGCGCTGCTGCTGCGGGCCACCCGCGAGAAGGAGGAGAGATGACCGCCACCGCCGCGAACACGGCCGTGCGCCCCCGCGTCGGCACCGCATCGCGCCCCACTGGCCGAGGCGTCGCCGTGCTGCCGATGATCGTGCTCATCGCCGGTGCGATCTACTGCCTGATTCCGATCGCGTGGGTCGTCGTCGCGTCCACGAAATCCCCCGCCGAGCTGTTCTCGACGTTCACCTTCGCGCCGGGCACGGGATTCTTCGCGAATCTGGAGAAGCTGTTCACGATCAACGACGGCGTGTTCTGGATGTGGCTCGGCAACACGACGCTCTACTCGCTCGTGGGCACGGTGTGCTGCGTGCTCATCTCGGCCCTGGCCGGGTATGCCCTGGCGAAGTTCGAGTTCCCAGGTCGCAACACGATGTTCGCCGTGCTGCTCGGCGGCGTCCTGATGCCGGGCATCGCGCTCGCGATCCCGCAGTACTTCGTGACGGCGGCGATGGGGCTCACGAACACGTACCTCGCCGTGCTGCTGCCCCTCATGATCAGCCCGTTCAGCATCTTCCTCTGCCGCGTCTACGCGCAGGCGGTGGTGTCGAGCGACCTGCTCGAGGCGGCGCGCATCGACGGGGCGAGCGAGGTGAGGATCTTCCGCGGCATCGCGCTGCCGATCATGCTGCCCGGACTCGTCACGGTGTTCCTGCTCCACTTCATCTCGACGTGGAACAACTTCCTGCTCCCCTATCTCATGCTCTCGGACGAGCAGCTCTACCCTGTGACGCTCGGGCTCTACACGTTCATGAGCCAGGGCGACGGCAAGGAGCTGCTGTACACGGTGGCGATCATCGGCGCCCTCGTGTCGCTCCTGCCGCTCGTCGTGCTCGTGCTCGTCATGCAGCGCTTCTGGAAGCTCGACCTGATCAGCGGAGGACTCAAGGGATGATCGCCGTCACCTCGACCACGTTCGGAGCAACGGGCCTTATCGTCAGCTCCATCACATGCGGCGCGGCGGGCTGGCAGCGCCGTGATGACGGCAGCGGCAGCAGCGAAGCCGAGAGCGCCGACCTCGCCTCCGCGCTGGTGTCGAGTCCGATCACGATGGTGGACACTTCGAACAACTACGGGTTCGGGCAGAGCGAACGCCGGGTCGGCGCCGCCCGTGCGACGGTCGACGGCTTCGGTGCCGTCCTCGTGCAGACGAAGGCGGATCGCGGCTACGGCACCAACGACTTCTCACGTGCGCGCATGTTCGCCTCGCTCGACGAGAGCCGCGAACGGCTGGGCCTCGATGTGCTGCCGATGGTGTACTTGCACGACCCCGAGAACACGACGTGGGAGATCGCCACCGCGGCCGACGGCCCGGTCGCTGCGCTCGTCGAGGCTCGCGAGCGCGGCATCATCAGCCATCTGGGCATCTCGGGAGGGCCGGCCGACCTGCTCGAGCGGTTCGTCCGAACGGGCCACTTCGAGGCGCTCATCACCCACAACCGCTTCACGCTGGTCGACAGGTCGGCCGATCACCTGCTCTCGGTCGCCCGCGAGAACGGGCTCGGGGTGATGAATGCGGCGCCGTACGGCGGGGGTCTGCTCACGGCCTGGCCGCCGCCGCGCACCCGGTACGCATACGACGAAGCCCCGGCCGCGCTACTGGCGTCGGTCGAGCAGATCGCCGGCCTGGCCACCGAGTTCGACGTGCCGCTCGCCGCGCTTGCGCTGCACTGGTCACTCCGCGACGTGCGCATCGACTCGACCATCGTGGGCATGGACCGGGTCGCGGACCTGCAGCGCACCATCGCGCTCACCGAGATCGACATCCCGGATGCCGCGTGGGAGGCGCTCGACGGCATCGAACTCGACCGGAGCACCTGGCAGGATGCGATGTGAAGTCGCAGCGTTCGGGGCGGGGCGGCTCCCGCTAGGGTGGAGCGCATGGCGGGGCGGGACGCCGAGATCATCAAGGTGGGCGGGCACGAGGTGCGCATCAGCCACCCCGACAAGGTCGTGTTCCCGCAGCCGGGCCTCACGAAGCGGGACCTCGTCGACTACTACGTCGCGGTCGCCGACGGCGCGCTTCGCGGTGCGGGCGGCCGCCCGATGGTGCTGAAGCGGTTCGTGAAGGGCATCGACCACGAGGCCTTCTTCCAGAAGCGAGTGCCCGAGAACCATCCCGAGTTCATCGATACGGCGACGCTGCACTACGCGCGCGGCACCTCCGCCGAGGAGGCGGTCGTGCGCGATGCAGCCGGCCTCGCGTGGGTCGTGAACCTCGGATGCCTCGACCTGAATCCGCACCCCGTGCGCGCCGAGGATCTCGACCACCCCGACGAGTTGCGTGTCGACCTCGACCCGATGCCGGGCGTCGACTGGTCGCAGATCGTGGATGTCGCGTTCGTCGCGGCGGAGGTGCTCGACGACGTGGGGCTGGTCGGCTGGCCGAAGACGAGCGGCTCGCGCGGCCTGCACCTGAACGTGCGCATCGCGGCCGAGTGGGACTTCCGGCAGGTGCGCCTGGCCGCGGAAACCCTCGCCCGTGAGGTCGAACGCCGGGCGCCGGGACTCGCGACCGCCCGCTGGTGGAAGGAGGAGCGCGGCGAGAGCGTGTTCGTCGACTTCAACCAGAACGCGAAGGATCGCACCGTGGCATCCGCCTATTCGGTGCGGCCGCTGCCCGACGCGCGCGTGTCGACCCCGCTCGACTGGGGCGAGGTGCGCGACTCGCGGCCCGAGCGCTTCACGGTCGCGACGGTGCTCGAGCGGTTCGCCGAGCGCGGCGACCCGCACGCCGGCATCGACGAGCCCGCGTCGGTCGGTCGGCTCGACGGCCTGTTGCGACTCGCCGAAGAACTCGGGCCCGCCGAGAAGGCTCCGCGCGGCGGAGGCGGCGACGGTCGACGGCAGTCGACCATGCCGCTCATCGAGATCGCGCGCACCGAGACCAAGCCCGAGGCGATCGCCGCGCTCGAGCAGTGGAAGGCGACGCATCCGGATGCCTCGAAGCTGCTGCATCCCGCCGATGTGCTGGTCGACGGGATGCGCGGGTCGAGCTCGCTCTGGTACCGCGTGCGGGTGAACCTGCAGCATGTGCCCGAGGCTGAGCGCCCCGCGCAGGAGCCGCTGATCGCCGACTACGACCCGTGGGCCGGCCGGGAGTGGCCGGGCCGGCCGTAGCCCGCCGGTCGACCGCCTGCGCGACGGGCCCGCAGACGGGTGCGCGCACGGACCGACGCCGGATGCCCCGGGCCGCAGCCCGGGGCATCCGTCTGTTCAGCGGCGGCGGCGCGCGACCGCGGGCATCAGGATCGCGCCGGCCGCGACGAGTGCGATTCCGAGCAGGACCGTCAGCCAGATCTCGACGCCGGTCATCGCGACCGAACCCGAGCCGGCTGCGCTCGAACCGCCGGTGCCGGCTCCGCCGCCCGTTCCGCCGTCGCCCGGTCCGCCGGGCGCGTCATCGCTCAGCAGGGTGAAGGTGGCCGACGCGATCTGCGCGGATCCCTCGAGCTGCACGGTGTGCGTGCCGGGATCGAGACCCTCGGGAACGGTGAACGTGATCGAGCCGATGCCGGCCTCGGTCGCGTCGACCGTGCCCAGGTCGACGGGGTCGCTGAAGAGGGTGCCGACGAGGGTCTCGTCGGCCACGAACCCGGTCGCTGAGAACGTCAGCTCGTCGCCGACCCGCGCCGTCGATGCGCTCAGCGTGCCGGCGACCTGCGCCTTGCCGGGGTCGGTCGGGTCGGTCGAGTCGATCTCGATCCCGAGCACCGAGGCCAGCAGCCGCACCGCTTCGACCGGGTCGCCGTTCAGCAGGGCGACCTCGGCGTCCGCGGTGCGGGCGGCCAGGTCGGGCAGGTCGGCCGCGGTGCCGCCCGCGATCGCGTGCTGCGCGAGGTCGCGCGCCACGGAGACCAGCAGGTCGGCGTGGGCGAGCGTTCCGCGCTCGGTGCCGGGCAGCGTGGCCGCGGCGGCGGCGAGCAGGTCGAGCGCATGCTGCACGTCGTCGGCGTCGGGCGAGACCGTGCCGTCGACCGCCCACACGTCGGCGTCGCGCAGGGCGGCGACGGCGCCGGCCGCCTCCGCGGCAGGGGCGCCGAGCGCGTCGAGGGCGTCGGCCACCCACGCCACCCGGTCGGCCGGCACGTCGGTGCGCTCGCCCCAGCCGAACGCGAACAGCGGCTCGTACTCGTCGTCGCCGACGTTGATCGGCACCTGCGCGGCCGAGGCCGGCCACGTGATCGGCAGGCGACCGGTGAACGGCACGTCGCCGAACAGCACGTCGGCCACGCCGGCGCCCTCGCTGCCGGGCAGGAACGACGAGACGAGCGCGTTCATCTCGCCGAGCTGATCGGTCACGAGCTGTGTGCGACCGGCGACCACGAGCACGACGCAGTCCATCGCACTGCAGACCCGGTCGATCGCCTGCCGGTCGGCGGCCTTCAGGTCGAGGCCCTTGCCGTTGTTGCCGACGTCGCCCTGACCCTCGGCGTACGGGGTCTCGCCGACCACGACGATGCCCGCATCGAAGCCGTCGGTGGGGGCCGAGGCATCCGTCGACACGGTGACCGACGCACCCGGCGCGACCTGCCGGATGCCCTCGAGGATCGACGTGCCGGCCGTCGTGTCGCCCGAGCCGCCCTGCCACGAGATCGTCCAGCCGCCCATCTGGTTGCCGAGGTCGTCGGCGTTCGAGCCGGCCACGTAGTAGGAGCCCGACTTCGGCAGCGGCAGCACGCCGTCGTTCTTCAGCAGCACCTGCGACTCGGCCGCAGCCTGCCGCGCGATCGCGCGGTGCGCGTCGCCGCCGAACTCGCCCTGCCGGCTGCGGTCGGTGAACGGCTGCTCGAACAGGCCGAGTTCGAACTTCTGCGTCAGGATGCGGCGCACCGCGTCATCCACCCTCGTCGGTTCGATCGCGCCCGACGCGACCCCCTGCTCGATCGCCGAGATGAAGGCCGCGAAGTTGTACGGGGCCATCGCCATGTCGAGGCCCGCGTTCACCGAGCGCACCGCCTTGTCGGCGTAGCTGCCGCCCGGCAGCTTGTCGATGCCCTCCCAGTCGCTGATGAGGAACCCGGTGAATCCGAGCTCGCCCTTCAGCACCTCGGTGTTCAGCAGTTCGTGCTCGTGCATGCGCACGGGCCCGTCGCCGAGGTCGACCGCCGAGTACGACGGCATGATCGAGCCGACGCCCGCCGCGATCGACGGCAGGTACGGGTCGACGTGCAGGCGCACGAAGTCGGCGAGCGAGTCGGCCGACGTGATGCCCTGGTCGATCGGGTAGCCGCTGCCGACCTTGGTCGGGTCGTACGCCGTGCCGCCGTCGCCCACCCAGTGCTTCGCGGTGGCGAGCAGCGTGTCGGCGGCCGACTTGTCGGCCGGGTCGGCGCCCTGCAGGCCGACCGTCACGGCCTCGGCGTAGGCCCGCACGAGCGCCGGGTCTTCGCCGAACGACTCGTAGCTGCGACCCCAGCGCTCGTCGCGCGTCACGCAGAGGCAGGGGGCGAAGGTCCAGTTGGGGCCGGTCGCCTTGGTCTCGATCGCGGTGGCCCGCCCGATCGCCTCGACGAGGTCGGCGTCGTGCGTGGCGCCGAGGCCCGTGTTGTGCGGGAAGATCGTCGCGTCGAGCACGTTGCTGTGCCCGTGCACGGCGTCGACGCCGTACAGCAGCGGGATCTGCAGCGCGGTCGAGCGCGCCTGCCGCTGGTACCCGTCGACCATGTCGGCCCACGCTTCGGGCGTGTTGCCGGGCGGCGTCGAGCCACCGCCCGAGAGCACCGATCCGAGCGCGAGGTCGGCGATCTGCGCGGGGCTCTGCAGGCCGAGACGTTCGGCCTGCGCCATCTGCCCCGCCTTCTCCGCGACGCTCATGCGGCCGAGCAGATCCTCGACCCGCTCGGCGACGGGCAGTGAGGCGTCGAGGTACGGCAGGTCGTGCGCGTTGATCACGATCTTCACCGAGTCGGGCAGGCGAGCGCCGTCGCCGTCGAGCACGACCGGGATGACCCGGGCTTCGTCCGGTCCGTCGACCGCGGAGGTCTGCACGGTGAACGACTGGGTCGATCCCGATTCGGCGCCTGCCGGGAAGGTCAGCTCCCCCGCGAAGGCGGCGAAGTGGGTGCCGGCCTCGGCCGTGCCGTCGCCGTTCGCGTACGACACGGTGACAGGCAGGTCGAGCGGGTCGCCGCTCGCGGTGGTGACCGCGAGCGTCACCTCGGCGGTGTCGCCGCCGTCGACGAGCACGACGTCGGGTCGCGCCGTGACGGTCGCGTTCGCGGCCGACGCGGGCGTGCCGTAGACCTGCACGTCGTCGATGGCGTACCGCGTGTCGTCGGTGCCCTTCGGGAAGTGCAGCGCGAACCCCCACGCGGCGGTGAGGTCGAGCGTGCCGTTCTTCGTCTCGGCGCTGCCGGGCTGGTTGCCGCCGAGCGTGAACGCCGAGAACGGCAGTTCGACGAGCTTCCAGCGGCTGGTCGAGCTGCCCCAGTTGTCTTTGAAGGTCGCGGCCCAGAGCTCGGCGTGCTCGCCGTCGGGCCCGCCGTCCTTCAGTTCGACCTGCACGTCGCCGCCGGCGGTCGGCGAGGCCGGGTTGGTCGGCTGCGACGCGTACCACCAGAGTCGGATGCCTCGGAATCCGCTCCAGTCCTGCGGCGAATCGAGGTTGTCGGTGATGCCGCCCCACTGTCCGGCAGGCACGCGGTAGCTGCCCGTCAGCACGTGGTTGTCCGTGACATCCGCGCGTTCCTGCTCGCCGACGCCGACGGTGACCTCGCCGCCCGGAGCGACCCAGCTGAAGATGCCCGACGGCCCCGACCCCACCGGAACCTCGCCCTCGAAGTCGTCGATCATGATCGCCCGCTCGAAGATCGCGACGTCGTCGAACGACCAGGTGCCCGAGCCGAGGCCCGTGAGCGTGACCGCGTACCCGTTCGACGCCGACGGCAGGAAGCGGTCGGGCGCGCCCGGGTTGCCTTTCAGGCGCAGGTCGTCGAACAGCACCGACACCAGCCGCCAGCCGGCCGTGTCGTCGACGACGGTGCGGTCGAACAGCTTGCCCTCGCTCTTCAGCTCGAAGTTCAGCGCCTTGCCGGTGCCCTTGCCGAGGAACCAGAACCGGAATCCGTCGGCGTGCGACCAGTCCGCCGCCGGGGTGTCGTTCGTGAACCCGAACCAGTCGGAGGCGACCGGGGTGCCGGCCACCGTCGCGGTGAACACGTGGTTGCCGGGAGCCGAGCCGGGCACCGTGTCATCCGTCGCGGTGCCGAGCTGCGGCGTCACCGGGCCGGTGCTGCCCCACGCGAACCAGCCGGCGGGCACGCCCGCCTCGAAGTCGGCGAGCACGTCGACCGCGCCCGCGTTGGGCGCCTCGCCGCTCGGGCGCAGCGTGACGGTCACCTGCGACCGCGACCCGAGCACGAGCCCGTCGCTCGGATCGCTCAGCGTGAGCACGAAGGTGCGCGACGGTGCCAGGGCGCCGTGCCCGACGGTCGCGACGCTCACCGTCTTGGTGGTCTCGCCCTCGGCGAAGGTCAGCGTCTCGTCGAGGGCGGTGTAGTCGTCGCCCGCCACGGCGGTGCCGCCGCCGCTCGTGACCCGCACGGTCTGCGCGCCGGTCGCCGCGTTGGTGAGGTTCACGGCGACTTCGACCGTGTCGCCCGCATCGACGCCGATCGACGTGCGATCGAACGCGACCGCCGGCGACGGCAGCGAGCCGAACACGCCGAAGGAGAAGAGCGAGTACCCATACCAGTGCAGCTGTGCGGGATCCCACGTGAAGGAGGTGCGCTGCAGCATGTCGAGGCGCACGTAGCGGGCCTGCACGGGTTCGTCGAGCACGATCGACTCGTCGCCGCCGCTGCCGGCGGTCTCGGTGTGCACGGTCGTCCAGCTCGCGGGGTCGGACGGGTCGGCGGTCGCGACACGCAGTTCGTACCCTGCGGCGAACGCGGCCTCCCATGCGAGGTCGATCCGGGTCACGGTCGCGACGGCGCCGAGGTCGGACTGCAGCCAGGCGGTGAACTCGGTGTCGGCGTCGGGCCCGTTGCCGCTCGCCCAGCGCGTCGTCGGATCGCCGTCGATCGCGTTCGATGCGGGGAACGAGCCGTCGCCGTCGTCCTGGGCCGCCGATGCGGTGATCGTGCCGAGCTGGGCGAGGTCGGCGTCGGCTGCGGCGGCCGGCGCGCTCGCGATCAGGCCGGATGCGACGACGCCGAGTGCAGCGAGCGCGGCCGCCAGTCGGCGGTGAGGGCGGGCGGGCCGAATGTCTCGAGGCACGTGCTACTCCTTCGTAACCGGTGCGTGCGGCGCGCGGCCGCACTGCCACGCGTCACTTTACTGACATGTCAGTAACTTGCGCGAGACCTCCGGAACAGAACGATGCCTCGGGCGGATCAGACGGATGCCCCGGGCCGCAGCCCGAGGCATCCGTCTGTTCAGCAAGCGCGAGGCGTCACGCGGCCGACCACCCGCCGTCGGACGCGAGCACGACGCCGTTGATGTTCACGCCGTCGTCGCTCAGCAGGAACGTGATCGACGCGGCGAGCGCCTCGGCCTCGGCGGCGTCGGGCA
Proteins encoded in this window:
- a CDS encoding ThuA domain-containing protein is translated as MTIRILSGAGRYDDPWHDFGATTAEVAAVLRERSGAGVEIRTDVEEAMADLDGVELLVVNVGNPTRHGLDSSTFAAAEAGFERYLARDAPVWALHVAAASFPGMPAWERALGGRWVGGASMHPPIGDARVLVPESDHPIVAGLGDFTVWDERYTHLRVADAVRPLAFHRHEGAEHPLLWTLEDGRRRAAYDALGHTVESYRHPSRREILDRTLDWLVNA
- a CDS encoding extracellular solute-binding protein; the encoded protein is MKFRSVVAAAAAATVAVALAGCAGASGDETAAAPDAESAGPVTLEWWTWWAGAPAIADAWNTDHPDITVKVNNVGGGTEQFTKLNAAIRAGEGPDLALAEYQWLPSYVSNGVAADIAEYVGDAEAAYNPAVWSLVQLGDGVYAVPLDQAPMLMMYRVDLFEQYGIEVPRTWDEFRDAAEAVKRAAPDSVLVNMPINDAGWMAGLVAQNGTSWWAYKNDAWSVDIDGKGSRQVAEYWNGLVDDGLATAGATGTPEFNTQLNTGKILTQVIGSWGATGSSIKSGAPDTLGKWRIANLPAWKQGDADVGFQGGSATLVTTVSKHPKQAAEFLTWLGSTAEGQRAMIEAGGNFPASNPGLEEFAKVPLPDDKACSGQEDYHDVLLDVAANEAEVTWGPNTTIAFSAYSDQMPKAKDGGTRFVDALTSVDETVTNDLEKSGFTVD
- a CDS encoding carbohydrate ABC transporter permease, which translates into the protein MTDTLLAEGAPPPAIVRSAVATPRPRRRRNGRHLLAPYLFIAPAAALFLVFFIAPIVYAIQLSFFGQRVAGASGGFGRREQVFVGFENYVASITDPEFLASLGRLALYAIIVIPCTLSIALLFALLLDLPRVRAARLWRTGILLPYAVPGVIAAMMWGFLYLPSTSPVNAILAVFGLPALDPLDGASIFGALANIAIWGGVGFNMVIMFTALRSVPSEVYEAARIDGCGERAIALRIKVPLIMPSLVLTGLFALIGTLQAYSEPTMLRPLTDTITSTFFPLMKVHTDAFTNDNINLAAATAVVICAFTLVASALLLRATREKEER
- a CDS encoding carbohydrate ABC transporter permease; amino-acid sequence: MTATAANTAVRPRVGTASRPTGRGVAVLPMIVLIAGAIYCLIPIAWVVVASTKSPAELFSTFTFAPGTGFFANLEKLFTINDGVFWMWLGNTTLYSLVGTVCCVLISALAGYALAKFEFPGRNTMFAVLLGGVLMPGIALAIPQYFVTAAMGLTNTYLAVLLPLMISPFSIFLCRVYAQAVVSSDLLEAARIDGASEVRIFRGIALPIMLPGLVTVFLLHFISTWNNFLLPYLMLSDEQLYPVTLGLYTFMSQGDGKELLYTVAIIGALVSLLPLVVLVLVMQRFWKLDLISGGLKG
- a CDS encoding aldo/keto reductase → MIAVTSTTFGATGLIVSSITCGAAGWQRRDDGSGSSEAESADLASALVSSPITMVDTSNNYGFGQSERRVGAARATVDGFGAVLVQTKADRGYGTNDFSRARMFASLDESRERLGLDVLPMVYLHDPENTTWEIATAADGPVAALVEARERGIISHLGISGGPADLLERFVRTGHFEALITHNRFTLVDRSADHLLSVARENGLGVMNAAPYGGGLLTAWPPPRTRYAYDEAPAALLASVEQIAGLATEFDVPLAALALHWSLRDVRIDSTIVGMDRVADLQRTIALTEIDIPDAAWEALDGIELDRSTWQDAM
- the ligD gene encoding non-homologous end-joining DNA ligase, producing the protein MAGRDAEIIKVGGHEVRISHPDKVVFPQPGLTKRDLVDYYVAVADGALRGAGGRPMVLKRFVKGIDHEAFFQKRVPENHPEFIDTATLHYARGTSAEEAVVRDAAGLAWVVNLGCLDLNPHPVRAEDLDHPDELRVDLDPMPGVDWSQIVDVAFVAAEVLDDVGLVGWPKTSGSRGLHLNVRIAAEWDFRQVRLAAETLAREVERRAPGLATARWWKEERGESVFVDFNQNAKDRTVASAYSVRPLPDARVSTPLDWGEVRDSRPERFTVATVLERFAERGDPHAGIDEPASVGRLDGLLRLAEELGPAEKAPRGGGGDGRRQSTMPLIEIARTETKPEAIAALEQWKATHPDASKLLHPADVLVDGMRGSSSLWYRVRVNLQHVPEAERPAQEPLIADYDPWAGREWPGRP